From the Methanomassiliicoccales archaeon genome, the window GCGGGCGGCAACCCCTGTCCCCCCACGATAGTGGGATTAGGCATAGGAGGCTCGGCAGATCAGGCGGCATACCTATCGAAGAAGGCGCTGCTGCGGCCCTTGGACCGAGAGAATCCCGAGGCAAGCTTAGCGGCGTTGGAAAAGGAGCTCCATCACGCTCTTAACGCTACCGGGATCGGGCCCATGGGCCTGGGAGGAAAGACCACCGTACTCGGGGTAAGGGCGGAGATGTCCCATTGCCACACCGCTAGCCTGCCCGTGGCGGTCAACCTCCAGTGCTGGGCTGCAAGGCGGGCCACGGCGAGGATAATGAAAGATGGTAACGTGGCGTACTCCAAGGAGGGATTCGATTGAAGCTCAAGACTCCCTTGTCAGAGGAGGATGTCAGATCCCTCAAGGCTGGAGATACCGTCACCATCTCTGGCATAATCTATACTGGTAGGGACGAGATGCATCAGCGCGCCTTGGAATATGCGAGAGAGGGAAGACGGCTCCCCTTCGACCTTCAGGGCGCGGCGATATTCCATGCGGGCCCCATAGTAAGGAAGGAAGGGGGCGGATGGAAGGTGGTGGCCGCTGGACCGACCACGAGTTCCCGCCTGGATCCGCTAGAGCCAGAGTTCATCGAGAGATTCGGAGTGAGAGCCATAATCGGCAAGGGGGGCATGTCGCAGCAGACGGTGGAGGCCATGCAGAGGCACGGTTGCGTCTATCTCGCCATGACTGGGGGAGCAGCGGTGTTGGGGGCCGAGGGAATAGTGGAGGTGAAGGATGTGGAGTGGTTGGATTTAGGTATGCCCGAGGCCTTCTGGGCCCTTGAGGTGAGGGGATTTGGTCCCCTGACCGTAGGCATCGACGCGCACGGCCACAGCCTCTATGCCAAGGTGAGGGAGGAAGTGCAGGAAAACCTCCCTCGCGTGAGGGGCATGCTTGGCCTATAGTTCACTTATCCTCGCTCTCCTCCTCTTTGGCCAGCAAATCCGGTTTGCTAGCCCCCTTAGCTTGGACGAAGAGAGAGAAGAACATCAAGAATATGGCCAGGAAAAGCGCCACCACCATCATCGAATGGGTCAGGTCCATCCCTTCTATGAACCCGTCTCCCCCTTGCATTGGTCTTCTCATCATAGGGGCGTCCACTCTCAACTCGGCGAAAGGCTGGAGGGATATCTGCACGCTCTTGTCCCTAAGCCCCTCCTTGGTGAAGACCAAGGTGTAATTGCCTGCTGGTATACCCTCGAAATTGAAGTTGCCATTAGCATCGGTCAGGGACTCTCGCACCAGGGAGCCCTGTGATAAGAGCTGCACCCTTACGCCCGCTTCAGGGGATCCTCCCAAAGAGACCACGCCGAACACCTTGCCAGGCTGGGGCAGAAGAGTGAAGTTCAACCATGACGCCTCCCCTGACCTGATGTAGACGGGATCGAGGGCGAAAGAGGTCCAAAATCCCTGCTTCTCCGCCTTTGCCACATATATGCCCGGTCTCACCCCGCTTATCTCATACCTTCCAAAGGGCGCGGTGCTATTGGCTGAAAAGCTCATCCCCCCTGCTGAGAGCGTGACAGTGGCTGCGGCAAGAGGCGTCTGCCCCATGAAGATAAATCCGAGAAGGGTGCCGTTGAAAGGCCGGAGAGTGAAATCCAGGCCGAAAAGGTCCTGCCCCACGCTTACCATAGTGTATGTTTTGTTGGAGGAATGCAATGGAAGATATGCGCTTATGTTATAAACTCCTACGGCCAAGCTTAGGACGTACTCTCCCGAGGCATTGGTGAAAGCGGTGATCGGTTCTCCCCCCTGCACTGCCTCTGCGGTCACCCTCACGCCCTGAAGAGGATACCCGCGATCATCCCTTATCGTTCCTACCACCAGGATGCCATCTGACGCCATCGCCACAGGTGATGGAAGGAAGACCATTGAGGCCACGAGCAGCAGGACGCATACCACAGGGATACTGAGCCTAGATGCCATATCCTTTTTAAGCTAACCCTTCTATGGTTATTACTTTTTTTCCTCGTAGGGATAGTGTCTTACACATTCGCTTGCTCACGCTTCGCAACAGTAAACGCTTTTTCCTCGGAGTTCACAAAAGCACGCTATTAGGGCTCAGCCCTCCTGCTCTACTGGCTATGTGAGCGAGCATCATCACCTTGAAAGCCAGAAGCTGGGAGCCAAGAAGGAAGCAATCCTCATACCAGGAGCGAAGGCGCCTCTTCTCCAATCGATCCTCCTTTCCTGAGGTCCAATAGACCACCAGATCACCCTCTGCGTCCGTGCCTAGATCGGCTCCCCTTCCCAAATCCAGCAGCCCATCAGGAGAGAGCTCGGGACCCCCGATCTCGGAGACCTTTTTGAGCAGCTGCTCCAGAGCCCTCGCCTCCCCCCTCTCCAGGAAATCTGGGAGTCCCTTGGAAAGCAGCCCTCCCATGCTCTGTAAGGCATGAGAGAAGGAAAGGGCTCTGCCCTTGGCGTCCACTTGTGATTTGGCGTATGGAGTTACGATGCCTGCTCCGAGTGCGAGGAACCAGTTAACACGGAGCAGATTGAGGCGCAGCACCTGATCCAGATCATCCTGCAAAGCCAGAAAAACGAAGGTGGGGCCCAATTTGGCGTTCTGGCGACTGGTCAGTGCGCGGTAGGCGTTGAGGCGATGCTGGGGGCTTTCCCAGAATCTAGGCTCCACCGTCCCCTCCCTCCCCTCCAGGCTTTTAATCATTTGGGTCAGGAGACCTTCATCTAGCTCATCCATGCCATGATGAAGCACATGAGCGAACGCCTCCATCAGCTTCTCATCGCTCCTCCTCACCTCGGCTGTTCTAGCCCCTTGGAAAGTCCGGAAGGCCTTGACACCCAGTCTTTGTGAGGCCTCTAAATCTTCGGGGTCCTCGAGGCATGCCCTCCATTCCCTCCACGGCAACACCGCCTTGCCTTCCACCAGACTGAACCAGTCCTTGCTCATGCTTACATGCTAGCCCTCTCACCCACAATAAAGATGACGCTGCTCTGGGCTGAGGCGTAGCTTCTCAAATCTCTTGATCGCAGACCAAACCACAGGCAGCAAAGTTCTCAGGAAAAAGTAGTAATAGCTAGGTGAGGAATCGAAGGCGAATCGAGTTTCGGCGGATGGTCATGGAAAGGGTCATGCATCGTTACAGCAAGGAGCAAGTATTGGGGCTGATGGAGCCCCTTATCGAGGAGTGGTTCACATCGAAGTTCGAAGACCTGACCGAGCCCCAGGCCTACGCCATACCCATAATCCATAGGCGAGAGAGCGTCCTGGTATCCAGCCCCACCGGCTCGGGGAAGACCATGACCGCCTTCCTGAGCATAATCAACGAGCTTTTCAAATATGCCAAGGCGGGGAAGCTGGAGGAGAAGATCTATTGCGTGTACGTCTCGCCCCTTAAGGCGCTGGCCAACGACATCAACCGCAACTTGGAGCAGCCTCTGCAGGAGATAGCGGAGCTGGCCCGCAGGGAGCATGCTGACATGCCTAACATCCGCGTGGGGGTTCGCACAGGGGACACCTCCCAAGCAGAGCGGCAGAGGATGCTGAAGCGCCCTCCTCACATACTGATCACCACGCCTGAGTCCCTGGCCCTGGCGCTGGCAGCCCCCAAGTTCAGGGAGAAATTCACTGGCGTGGAGTATGTTATATTGGATGAGATTCACGAGGTCTGCGATTCCAAGCGAGGGGCGTTCCTCTCGCTCACCTTGGAAAGGTTGCAGGAGCTGTGCGGCAAAGGCGTCACTCGCATCGGCCTTTCGGCCACGCTTGCCCCTATCGAGGAGATAGCGCAATTCCTGGCAGGATATGAGGACGGCAGGCCCAGGGAGGTGAAGCTGGTGGAGGTGAGGACCAGGAAGAACCTGGACCTCAAGGTGCTATGCCCCGCCGAGGACATGACCTCCTTGTCCTATGAGATCACCAACTCCAAGATGTACGACATGCTCAAGGAGATGATCGACCAGCATCAAAGCACCATCGTTTTCACCAACACCCGCTCGGGGACGGAGAATGTGGTGTACAAGCTGAAGGAAAGAGGGCTGGAGAGCGTGGAAGCGCATCATGGATCCCTTTCCAAGGAGACCCGCCTGGATGTGGAGGAGCGACTTAAGTCAGGGCAATTGAAGTGCGTGGTATCCTCCACCTCCCTAGAGCTAGGGATAGACATCGGCTTCGTGGACCTGGTTTGCCAGATAGGCTCCCCCAAATCAGTGGCCAAGGGCATGCAGCGGGTGGGCCGCAGCGGGCACTCGCAGGGCAAAACCTCGAAAGGGCGCATGATCGTGTTCGACAAGGACGATCTGGTGGAATGCGCCGTGCTCTGCCGCGCGGCGCATCGCGCCAACATAGACCGCGTATCCATACCGGAGAATTGCCTGGATGTGCTAGCGCAGTCCTTGGTAGGGATGAGCATAGAGAAACGATGGGAGGCGGAGGAGGCTTATCGCTTGGTGCAGCGCTCTTACTGCTATCGCCACCTTCCTAAAGAGACCTTCCTGAACGTGCTGAGGTACCTGAGCTCCAAAGAAAGCTTCGAAGGCGTGTATTCCAAGATTTGGTACGATGAAGAGGAGGGCCGATTCGGCAAGAAGAAGGGCGGCCGCATGATCTACTTCCTCAACCTCGGCACCATACCCGAAGAGGCGAATTACAAGGTGGTGAACGAGCGTGGGGTTTTCATCGGCGACCTCTCCGAGAAATTCGTGGAGCGCCTGAGCCCTGGGGACGTCTTCGTCCTGGGGGGCCGCACCTATGAATTCCTCAGGCTGAAAGGCATGAGAGCCTTTGTCAGGTCCGCTTCCGGCCGTAAGCCCACAGTCCCTTCCTGGACAGGAGAGATGCTGCCACGTTCCTTCGATCTGAGCATGGAGGTGGCCAAGTTCCGCCGCGAGCTCTCCTCCCGCTTGGACGAGCCGGAGGAACAACTCATCCGGTGGCTGGTGGATGATTTCGACATCGATGTGGGCAGCGCTCGCTCCATCCTCTCCTACTTCAAGGAGCAGAGGTCGGCGGTAGGCCTGATACCTGACGATCGAACTTTGGCTGTGGAGGGATACCTGGACAAGGCTGGGGGACATAATATCATATTCCATTTCCCCTTCGGTCGAAGGGTCAACGATGCCCTCTCGCGCGCTTATGCCTTCCAGCTCACGAACAAGCTGGGTTGCAATGTGAGTGTGAGCGTGGTGGACGACGCCTTCATGATAAGCATACCCAAGCGCGTCAAGTTGAGCGAGCTGGAAGGGCTGGTGCCCAGCCAAGCATTGGAAGGGATCCTGCGCAAGGCGGTGCGGGACTCGGAGCTCTTTAAGCAGCGTTTCCGTCATACCGCCGCCCGCTCCTTCATGATCCTGCGCAACTACAAGGGAAAGGAGGTCTCAGTCAACCGTCAGCAGGTCCGATCAGGCTACCTGCTTGATTACCTGTCAAGCCTCCCAGGGGTGCCGGTCATCGAGGAGACCTACCGCGAGATTTTGGAGGACGTTATGGATCTGGCCAATGCCAAGAAGGTACTTTCCTGGCTGGAGTCGGGGGAAATACGATTGGCCACCTTGGACTTCTCCCCTTCCCCCTCCCCCTTCGCGCATAATGTGGTGCTAGCTGGCATTTCCGACATCGTCCTGATGGAGGACCGATCCTCGCTCCTGCGCGAGCTGCATCGCAAAGTCCTCTCCAAGGTCATGGAAGGGGAGCTGGACCGTTTCGAGTTCGAGGAGGACGCGGTGTCCGATTACTTCCGCAAGAAGCGCGGCCGAATGGAATCGAAGGAAGAGCTGCCTAAACTCTTGAGAAGGCTTGGGCCTATGCACATCTTCAAGGAGAAGGGCAGGAGCATCTATCCCTATTCCTCGGCCTCGAAGGAGCAAGTGGACGCCTGGGCCGCCGAGCTTCTGAGCGAAGGGAGGATCGCCTCGGTATACTTGGATGACGTGGTCTTCGTGGCCGCCGAGGACCTGCCCGCCTATTCCTCCCTTTTCCGCCGCGATCGCGCCCTCAACGATACTGACCTCGCTATCCTCGAAGCCTTGCGAAAGCCCCAGAGCGCCACGGAACTAGCGGAAGAAGTAGGCATGGACGTTGATAAGGTGGTGCGCTCCCTGCACGCCTTGGAGGTAACGCAGCGGGTAGGCAGGCAGTCCTACCATAACGGCCGATGGAGGTATATGCGCCGGGAGCCTCCCCACTATGACCGTAAGAGGGCGCTGACAGAAGCCATCGTGACCTATCTGGGAGCCTACGGCCCTTCCACCGCAGAAGAGGTGGCCTTCGCATTGGGGCAAGATGAGGCGGAAGTTAGGAGAGAACTATCGGCCTTGGTGGCAGAGGAAGTGCTGGATGAGGGGCATTTCATCATCTCCGAAGGCATACAATATATGCTCAAGCTGGACCGTCTGCGCCTACGTCAGGGGAGCTCCCAGGCCTTCGACTCTCGCACCGTCGATGCCTTCCGGCGCAGCAAGCTAGCCGGTCCCTTCTCCGACGAGGTGGAGTGCCTCAGGCGCCTGGGGCCCACAGGATTGCTGTTGGACATCTACCGTCGCGTGCTAGACTTTGATAAGAAGCGCTGGGAGCGGTTGCGCTCCTCAGGCAGGGTGCTGCTGGGCCGATTCTTGCGGGGGAGGGTGCGCTATATATTGGCAGAGGACGCGCCCTTATACGTCAGTGCTTATCGCCAAAGCGGTCTGACCTCCTTTGACCAGAGGGTATTGGAGGTGCTCTCATCCTACGGAGGGCTGAGCCTGAGGCAGCTGGTCTCGGAGATGGGGGCGGAAAGGGAAGAGGTCAAGGATTCGTTAGATCGTCTTGATAGGAACATGTATGTAATACGAAAATACGAGGAGGGCGAGGACTGGTCGCGAGAGAACGTGTATCTACCATTACAGGTTGAAGAATACCGGGGGGATGCCAGGCTGGAGATGGTGCGCCGCTTCCTTGCCGCCTATGGTCCTGTTCCCTTCCAGGCCATAACTGCCTATACCTCCTTCTCCCCCGATGAGGTGCGCTCCTGTCTCCTCAGGCTGCGGGCGGAGAGCATAGTGGTAGGGGATGCTCGCGTGGAGGAGTTCCTGCTGCCTCAGGACATGGAGCCTTTGCGCTCCTTCAGACCTAGGGAAGAAGGGACCAAGGTCGTTTCCTTGTACGATCCTGAGGTGCAGCCCCTGTGGGCTGAGATAGCCTCCCGATTCGGGGAGGGCTGGATCTTCCCCGTTCTGTCTGAGGGAAGGTTGGTAGGAGCAGTGGAGAGGTGGAACATGAGCGGCTGCGTCGAGGTGCGCTCCCTGGATCTCGACGACCCAGGAATGCTACCCCAGGCACTGAAGGCGCTGGATGAGGTGATGGAGTTCGATCGCATGCAAGGATATGACATCGTGCGTGTGAGGGAGGTCCTGGGGAAATCCGTGCCTGAGCTTCCGCCTGCCACAGCACAAGCGCTGGAGAGCGCGGGATATGTGCGCATAGGGGACCTGTATGCCAAAGGCCGTTTGGTGGCGCGCGTCTTGAGTAAAAGCGAGATAATCTCCTATCTCTTCGCCAGGCAGAGACTGAGCGGTCGCAAATATGACAACGTCCTCACCGCCGTGAAGCGCATGGGGGGAGTGAGGGGAGATTGGGAGAGCTATCTTCGATGCCAAGTCAGGGTGCCAATAAAGAAGCTGCATGAGCAGGGGCATGTGGTGAAGGTCATGGCCATCCCCGAGTTCTCCACCTTCACCACCATGGAGCACGCCTCCCTCTACCGTGATGCCAAGGGGGTGGAGATGGATCAGGACATGCGTGCGGTGATGAGCATAGCCGAGGACCACAGCTCCATCTCGCGACGCAAGCTCTTCGACCTCTCCCCGCTGGGGGAGAGGCGTACTCACGACGCCGTACGCCGCCTATACCTGGGCAGCTGCCTCTGCCTGGACGGTGCCAATCGCTTCAAGGCGGTCCCTTCCGGGGGTCGTGAGCCGAGAGAGGCTAGGAAGCAAGTGATCCGCCTGCTCTTCGATAACTTCGGACTGATGAGCGCCGAGGACCTGGCGCGTCTGATAAAGTTCGAGATCAGCATGAGGGAACTGCGCTCCATCTTAGCGGAATTGGAGGATGACGGGGTCCTGGTCAAAGGCTTCCTGGTGCAGGGGGAGGATTCGGTTAATTGGATGCTGGCCAAGGACGTGGACAAGGAATTCCCTGAGCCCAAGGGCCATATCGTGCTCTCCCCCCTTGACAGGCTTTCCTATTTCCTTGCACCCCAGATTAAGGAGCGCTTCGGCTCCCTATGTTATGTCATCTTCTCAGGATCGCACATGACTGGAGGCTTCATGGCCAAGAAGAAGGGCAATGACCTTTATGTCTCGGAGGTAATGGGAGGGCAGGAGGCCAAGGCGGCTATGAAAGCTTACGTGAGGTTGATGGGGATGACCATAAGGGAAGGGGAGACAGATGAGCAAGAGGAATGGGAGCTGCAGGAGTTCTACGACCGCACCCATCCCGGCTAGATCACCTTTCCTTGTCCAGTATCAATTGGGCCACCTTGCGGCCGGACAGTAGCATTCCTCCGAATATCGGTCCCATGCGCGGCGCTCCCATGACGGCATTGCAGGCCATGCCTGTGATATAGAGGCCTGGATACACTTCCACAGTGTTCTCTACGGTCATTTGCTCTCCTACCTCGGCCCACATGCTCTTCTCCCCCTCGATACGACCTGTAGGCGTGTTCAGCCTGCCCACCTTGCGCTGCACCACATTCACCACCTCAGCCGGATGGCCAGTACCATCAATCACGTACCTCGATCGCACCGCTATGGGGTCCACATGCAAGCCTGCGACCTCCACTGCCGAGGAGTTTATGACCACCCCACAGACCCGGTCCTGGCGGATGACTACATCCTCCACCGTAATGGTGTTGAAGAGGCGTGCGCCGGCGTCGATGGCGCTGGAGATGAGCTTGGCGCTGGCCTCCACCGAGTCGGCGGTGTAATAGCCATCTCCTCCCCCTTCCAATCTTACATGGATCTCATCAAGCAATGGTTTCGACTCCTCCTGAACCACGATCACGGGGAAAGTAAGGCCTCCACCCCACATGCCTCCACCGGGAGTGAGCTTGCGCTCGAAAATCACCACCCTCAATCCTCCTTTCGCCAGATACCGTGCCGCCGTCAAGGAGGCAGGGCCGGCACCGGCGATTACCACATCCACGTCCAGGCTGGAAAGGAATTCTCGGGCGTAGCGCTCTATGATCTTGCGCGAAACCATCACTTCGTCTATGGGCATTTTCAGCTCACTTCCTCAGGCAATGCTCGATGTGGGATTTAGGGATGGCGTAAACTATCGTGAAATATATAGATTGTTGCAAAAGCGCTTCTGGAAAGCGACACTCCCTTCCCTTCACTGGTTAAGCAACGAAAATATACGCTCAGCGTCTGCCTTTCGCCCTACCTTTAAATAGGATTCATAGGCCTGGCGCAACATCGAGGCACGCTCTTCTGCATCACCTGTCATGAGACCCAGCTCCTCATAGATGGAAGCCATCGCAATCACGTCCCCAGAAACGGTGGCATAATGCAGTGCCTCACGCATCTCCATCAAAGCACGTTCGCACTGTCTAGCCTTCCTTGCCAACAAGCCTAGGCGAAAATGGACCACCGCCATGCCATGCGCATCCCCTATGGGTAGGAGCTTTCTCCTTACTGTCTCAAGAGCATCCATGGCCTTTAGCACATGCCCTTCCTCTTCCAGGATCATTGCCCTCTCGATTCTCGCCTTGCATGCCATCTGCACGTCGCCCCGCTTTTCCGCCAATGCCTCAAGTTCAAGAGCCTCGTCCTCTGCTTCTCTCAGCCTCTCGCCCTCTCGCAACATCTTTACCAGGGCCCATCTCACCTGACACTCGAATCTCAGGGCCGCCGACCTCTTTCCCCAGGGCGTCCTACGCATCCGCTCTAATAGCAGGCGGCGAAGCAGATCGATGCCTTCTCCCTCTCTATCTAGTTCTGCTAGCAGTTTAGCGCGTTCTACCGCTGCTTGCCAACTATCCTCCATCATCCCTATCCTGAGAAATGCTGACTCTGACTCCTCCAATCTACGCCAAGCCTCCTCCGCTCTCCCTTGCGCTCGTAACAGAGCGGCGAGATTCCGCAGCGCCTGTCCCTCGCCTGCCATGTCTTCCGCCTGGTGCGCCGCCGCTATCGAATCCCGAAATAGAGGCTCCGCTCGGGAAGGGGAACCCCTGTCCCATTCCACCATGGCCAAATTATTCAGGGCTGCCGACAATACATGTCCATCCTGGATTTCCTCAGCTATCTCCCTCGCCTTTTCAAAGAGGTCTCTCGCCTCCTCCAAATCTCCTTTGCGTCTGTATGCTGCCCCTAGGCTCATCAGCTCTCTGGCCTCCCCCGCGCGATCCCCTAATGAACGGTAGAGGCCGAGGGCACGTTCATGGGCTTCGAGAGACTGCGTCCATCTCCTTAAATCCATTTGGATCCTAGCCTTGCGCTCTAATGCCTTGGCCTTTCTGATATCAGATAAGCTCACATTGAGGAGGGCCTCGTCATAAACGCTCAATGCTTGCTCCTCTCGGCCCAGCTCCTCTAGGGCCAAGGCGAGACACATCAACATCTCGAATTGCAGGTCAGTCATCCCTTCCCATCCCCTTAAGGTCTGCAATATCGCTTCCATCTCCTCAGGGAACATATAGGCCAATCTCTCTCCCTCACCGCAGATCACTTTTCTCACGAGGTCGATATCCTTCGCTTTCACCGCGTGGTATAGCCCTTCCAGTCGTTTCTCTGCATCCTCACCGCTGAGGTAGAATCTCGCCGCAGCGGCATGCAATTCTTTGCTCCTTTCTCCACTGATGTGGGTGCGAAAATGTGAGAGCAACAGGTCATGGCTATAAACTCCTTCCTCGTTCTCTATGAGAAATCCCTTTTTCCTCAGCCCCTGCAACGCAACCCGCTGCTTTTGGCTCAATGCCGCCAAGGGAAGAGGTCGGCGATGCACCGAGATCGCTTCCATCGCTTCGAGCTCATCCTCATTCAATGAGGATGTCATCTCCTGATCGAGAAAGGCAATAGCTTCTCCCACACCCTTTGATTCGCCGCTCGAGGATAAGATACTGATGAGGAGCGGATGCCCTTTGCTCTGCTTGATGATCGCCTCCACATTCTCCGCCTTCTTGGATAGGGCCATCTGCCTGGCGGCATTATCGTCCAACCCTACCAGATCAATCCTGGCACAATCAGGTCGTCCCACGGGATACCAATCTGGGATAACCTTGGATATCAGTATTAGCTTGGCCCCTTCCGCGGCCCTGACCGCCTCCAAAATAAAGTTCATGAGGAGAAGCATGGATCCTCTGGCCTTCTGCGCGTCATCCAAGAATAGAATTAATCGGCTTAGAGACAAATCCTTTACCAACTCGGGGTAGGACTCTTTGATCGAAAGCCCTTCCTTGCTGCGCATGGCTAGCCCCAGCGCTCCCGAGGCGACTAAGATCTCGCGGAGTTCTTGAATCAGTCTATCCTCTGACTCCCACTCATGAATTGTATGCCATAGTTGAGGCGCATTGCCGATATTCTCCTCGAATATTTGAGAGGCCAATGCACTCTTGCCAATTCCTGGCAATCCGGTTATTAGGATTGTTTTCACCCTTTCAACATTCAATAGAGTTAACAGCTCTTCCTTCTCCCGTCCTCTTCCGTATAGAACCTCTACCCTAGGCCTGCCGTGAGATATGGAGGGCATCAGGTTATCCTTCCTACCAATCGTAGTTAGCAGGAAGGATTCGCTCAGCACATCACATCGGCAAGCAGCGTCGAGCAGATCGAACAAGCCGATGGCTTTGCCACCTCGGCTCACAATTTGCATGACCTCCTCCAGAGTCGCCTCCCTTCTCTCCTCCCCACTCTCGAACGAGATCCTCATTTGCTGCAGATCCTTTGCAATGGAGTTCGCTGTGTCTCTCCCTTTGGCTGTTAGAAAGTAGGCCTTTCTTCTCTTCTTTGCGCCTTTAAAATGGGCTAATTTCTCCATGACCAGCCCCTCATCGATAAGCGGGGCCAAAGCCCTAGACACGTTATGCACCTGAGTTCGGAGCCGCCTAGCGATGCCCTCTTGACTAGCCCAGATGGGTATCTCAATCTCATCCCGATAACGGTCCATCTCCATCAGATGCAATAAGAGCCTCTCACGTTGGGAGAGATGGATTCGTGGCATTGATGACGCATAAAGATATCAACAAAAATCACTTTTCGTTAAAAAAAGATGTGACTTTTGATAAAACTACTGCAAAAAAGCACACTTCCTTTATTACCTTCTGTAAGGACTATAGCGGCAAGAGGTGATGCAATGGACCTCAATGGCAGAAAAGTCAGCGGATTGATGTTAGCCCTTATCCTTATGGTTGGGGCGTGCACCATTCCTGTAGGCGTCGCAGCGGAACAAGCCGACTTATATGATCAGATCACTATCGAGGATGGTCCTACAGAGCTTCTAGGAGGAGGGAATCATTTCCTAGTTCGTTT encodes:
- a CDS encoding tetratricopeptide repeat protein — protein: MPRIHLSQRERLLLHLMEMDRYRDEIEIPIWASQEGIARRLRTQVHNVSRALAPLIDEGLVMEKLAHFKGAKKRRKAYFLTAKGRDTANSIAKDLQQMRISFESGEERREATLEEVMQIVSRGGKAIGLFDLLDAACRCDVLSESFLLTTIGRKDNLMPSISHGRPRVEVLYGRGREKEELLTLLNVERVKTILITGLPGIGKSALASQIFEENIGNAPQLWHTIHEWESEDRLIQELREILVASGALGLAMRSKEGLSIKESYPELVKDLSLSRLILFLDDAQKARGSMLLLMNFILEAVRAAEGAKLILISKVIPDWYPVGRPDCARIDLVGLDDNAARQMALSKKAENVEAIIKQSKGHPLLISILSSSGESKGVGEAIAFLDQEMTSSLNEDELEAMEAISVHRRPLPLAALSQKQRVALQGLRKKGFLIENEEGVYSHDLLLSHFRTHISGERSKELHAAAARFYLSGEDAEKRLEGLYHAVKAKDIDLVRKVICGEGERLAYMFPEEMEAILQTLRGWEGMTDLQFEMLMCLALALEELGREEQALSVYDEALLNVSLSDIRKAKALERKARIQMDLRRWTQSLEAHERALGLYRSLGDRAGEARELMSLGAAYRRKGDLEEARDLFEKAREIAEEIQDGHVLSAALNNLAMVEWDRGSPSRAEPLFRDSIAAAHQAEDMAGEGQALRNLAALLRAQGRAEEAWRRLEESESAFLRIGMMEDSWQAAVERAKLLAELDREGEGIDLLRRLLLERMRRTPWGKRSAALRFECQVRWALVKMLREGERLREAEDEALELEALAEKRGDVQMACKARIERAMILEEEGHVLKAMDALETVRRKLLPIGDAHGMAVVHFRLGLLARKARQCERALMEMREALHYATVSGDVIAMASIYEELGLMTGDAEERASMLRQAYESYLKVGRKADAERIFSLLNQ